In Paracoccus aminophilus JCM 7686, a single window of DNA contains:
- a CDS encoding efflux RND transporter periplasmic adaptor subunit, producing the protein MTRLLSLVSAFLLAAQVGPAAAFTFPWQHPEAEPAPPRPVVSEILDDRPQRERSVPGVVTSKIEVVLGFQTLGRLIERRVDVGDTVSEGALLAALDPDDLQGNVAAATAAVEAAEVNLKTAQSTAERTRALVARNVSSAAQLEQVENALVSAQATFQQANSELNRARDAEGYAKMNAPFAGVISDVYANAGAVVSAGAPVLKLSADDQLEARIDLPETALVSVTAGDEFDVWSESAPQDIIRATVSLIEPVADAATRTRRVRLTLNDPDGLRLGTLIRARPATSQHQILSLPSAAILIQNDRPHVWVVSRQGDSAAVSLRAISTEGPAIGGRIAIASGLRAGEEVVTRGVHSLREGEPVGRSVAP; encoded by the coding sequence GTGACCCGTCTTCTGTCCCTCGTTTCGGCTTTCCTTCTGGCGGCACAGGTTGGCCCCGCTGCGGCCTTCACCTTTCCCTGGCAGCATCCCGAGGCAGAGCCCGCCCCGCCGCGTCCCGTCGTCAGCGAAATCCTTGACGACCGCCCCCAGCGCGAGCGCTCGGTGCCCGGCGTTGTCACCTCGAAAATCGAGGTCGTGCTGGGCTTTCAGACCCTTGGCCGCCTGATTGAGCGGCGGGTCGATGTCGGCGATACCGTCAGCGAAGGCGCGCTTCTCGCCGCGCTCGATCCCGATGATCTTCAGGGCAATGTCGCGGCAGCAACCGCGGCGGTCGAGGCGGCCGAGGTCAATCTCAAGACCGCCCAATCCACCGCCGAGCGCACGCGCGCCTTGGTCGCGCGCAACGTGTCTTCTGCCGCGCAGCTTGAGCAGGTCGAAAATGCGCTGGTCTCGGCGCAGGCGACCTTTCAGCAGGCCAATTCCGAACTCAACCGCGCCCGCGACGCAGAAGGTTATGCCAAGATGAATGCGCCTTTCGCCGGGGTGATCAGCGATGTCTATGCAAATGCGGGGGCGGTGGTTTCCGCCGGCGCGCCGGTCCTGAAGCTCTCGGCCGATGACCAGCTCGAAGCCCGCATCGACCTGCCCGAAACCGCGCTGGTTTCGGTCACGGCGGGCGATGAGTTCGATGTCTGGTCTGAAAGCGCGCCGCAAGACATCATCCGCGCCACCGTCAGCCTGATCGAGCCGGTGGCCGATGCCGCAACCCGCACGCGGCGCGTCCGCTTGACGCTGAACGACCCCGACGGGCTGCGTCTGGGCACCTTGATCCGCGCGCGCCCGGCCACGTCGCAGCATCAGATCCTTTCGCTGCCGAGCGCCGCGATCCTGATCCAGAACGACCGGCCCCATGTCTGGGTCGTCTCGCGTCAGGGCGACAGCGCGGCGGTCAGCCTGCGCGCAATTTCGACCGAGGGCCCCGCGATCGGCGGGCGTATTGCCATCGCTTCGGGCCTGCGCGCGGGCGAAGAAGTCGTGACGCGCGGCGTCCATTCGCTGCGCGAAGGCGAGCCGGTCGGGCGGAGTGTCGCGCCATGA
- a CDS encoding efflux RND transporter periplasmic adaptor subunit, translating to MTRAHDRERLDNRREAEVNRGHDGNRALDMKSLILPFLLLLAATPLRAEAPAQVEVPLLVEIVTVKEAPLTFDTTLAGSIQARDTVNIGFRQGGRIAEVMVSEGDHVTKDQPLARTDALQQEQALNVAQAKLASAEASRDQSAQARTRAAAMLDHGVGTRAGLDSADQALSAAEGGVTQARTELEQAQRALEDTVLRAPTDSVVTNRSVEVGQIVAAAQTVISLAATSGLEAVFQTPDLPLLKNALGVPVSIEGIDLHLPAMKASVREISPLVDPHTGSVTVRAYIDGVATDTALLGAAVRGTVHFPAGRGISVPWTALTANAEGPAVWTVTDEMRVTLTPITIERFTTESVVVASGLSAGAQVVGAGSQMLFPGRKIAAAGDAP from the coding sequence ATGACGCGGGCTCACGACCGGGAGAGGCTGGACAATCGCCGCGAAGCTGAGGTCAATCGCGGCCATGATGGAAACCGTGCCTTGGATATGAAGTCGCTCATCCTGCCCTTTCTCCTTCTGCTGGCCGCGACGCCCCTGCGCGCCGAGGCTCCGGCGCAGGTCGAGGTCCCGCTGCTGGTCGAGATCGTGACCGTCAAAGAGGCCCCGCTGACCTTTGACACCACATTGGCCGGCTCGATTCAGGCGCGCGACACTGTGAATATCGGCTTTCGCCAGGGCGGGCGCATTGCCGAAGTCATGGTCTCCGAGGGCGATCACGTCACCAAGGATCAGCCGCTCGCACGCACCGACGCGCTGCAGCAGGAACAGGCGCTCAATGTGGCGCAAGCGAAGCTTGCCTCGGCAGAGGCCAGCCGCGATCAATCGGCGCAGGCGCGCACCCGCGCCGCCGCGATGCTTGATCATGGGGTGGGCACGCGCGCGGGCCTCGACAGCGCCGATCAGGCACTTTCGGCCGCCGAGGGCGGGGTCACGCAGGCCCGGACCGAGCTTGAGCAGGCGCAGAGGGCGCTGGAAGACACCGTGTTGCGCGCGCCGACGGATTCGGTCGTGACCAACCGCAGCGTCGAGGTCGGACAGATCGTCGCCGCAGCCCAAACGGTGATTTCGCTCGCCGCGACAAGTGGGCTCGAGGCGGTGTTCCAGACCCCCGACCTGCCGCTTCTGAAGAACGCGCTGGGGGTTCCCGTAAGCATCGAGGGGATTGATCTGCATCTGCCTGCGATGAAGGCCAGCGTCCGCGAAATCTCGCCTCTGGTCGATCCGCATACCGGCTCGGTGACCGTCCGCGCCTATATCGACGGGGTCGCAACCGATACGGCGCTTCTGGGGGCTGCGGTGCGGGGGACCGTGCATTTCCCCGCCGGTCGCGGCATTTCGGTGCCTTGGACTGCGCTGACCGCCAATGCCGAGGGCCCGGCGGTCTGGACCGTGACCGATGAGATGCGCGTGACGCTGACCCCCATCACGATCGAACGCTTCACCACCGAAAGCGTCGTCGTCGCCTCGGGGCTTTCGGCGGGCGCGCAGGTCGTCGGCGCCGGGTCGCAGATGCTCTTTCCCGGTCGCAAGATCGCCGCAGCCGGAGATGCGCCGTGA
- a CDS encoding aminotransferase class V-fold PLP-dependent enzyme — MTRVSEDGSIFARSKAAFDLPDGLVYLAGSRFGLMPRSAKERLCRLMMPGGAADLGSERFTADWEDLPGRIGDKIAPLIGVRQGEVTLGETLQLQLFQAISAAVSLYTGPKRTVVLTDTSNSASDLAVMEGIARALGCRLRVIDPTRICYCLCDDVAVLAMSAVNVQTAERRDIATLTRLTHEAGALTVWDLSHAVGALEIDLAGACADFAVGRTEQYLNGGPGAPAFLWASNRFIDRVTPALQGQKADRPSSPDQTAADPHPPRKIDRLRLGTPSLIALTALDAALDLWAGLDLTAISQRAGALGQAFLAEVDAHCPGLTLISPRIAAARGAELIYHHPKAAHLTQSLQAQGVIADCPAPDRLRIGFAPLYNDFSDIDPAVRALEQALATL, encoded by the coding sequence ATGACAAGGGTGAGCGAAGACGGCAGCATTTTCGCGCGCAGCAAGGCCGCTTTCGATCTGCCCGACGGGCTGGTCTATCTTGCGGGTTCCCGCTTTGGCCTGATGCCACGGTCGGCGAAAGAGCGGCTCTGTCGCCTGATGATGCCGGGTGGAGCGGCGGATCTGGGCTCTGAGCGGTTCACGGCGGACTGGGAGGATCTGCCGGGCCGGATCGGGGACAAGATTGCGCCCCTGATCGGTGTGAGACAGGGCGAGGTCACGCTGGGGGAAACGCTCCAGCTCCAGCTTTTTCAGGCAATTTCCGCGGCGGTCTCGCTGTACACCGGACCGAAACGGACCGTCGTTCTGACCGACACCAGCAATTCGGCCTCGGATCTCGCGGTGATGGAGGGGATCGCCCGGGCGCTGGGTTGCCGTCTGCGCGTCATTGATCCCACGCGGATCTGCTATTGCCTGTGCGATGACGTGGCTGTGCTGGCGATGTCGGCGGTCAATGTCCAAACCGCCGAGCGGCGCGACATCGCCACGCTGACGCGGCTTACACATGAGGCGGGCGCGCTGACGGTTTGGGATCTCTCCCATGCGGTCGGGGCGCTGGAGATTGATCTTGCTGGTGCCTGCGCCGATTTTGCGGTCGGACGCACCGAGCAATATCTGAACGGCGGCCCCGGAGCCCCGGCCTTTCTCTGGGCGTCAAACCGCTTCATCGACCGCGTCACCCCCGCTTTGCAGGGACAAAAGGCCGACCGGCCATCCTCTCCGGATCAAACGGCTGCGGATCCTCACCCGCCGCGCAAGATTGACCGCCTGCGGCTGGGCACGCCGTCGCTGATCGCGCTCACCGCGCTCGACGCGGCTCTCGATCTCTGGGCCGGGCTGGATCTGACGGCGATCAGCCAACGCGCGGGCGCGCTCGGGCAGGCCTTTCTGGCAGAGGTCGATGCCCATTGCCCGGGCCTCACGCTGATTTCGCCGCGAATCGCGGCGGCGCGCGGGGCCGAGCTGATCTATCACCACCCCAAAGCCGCTCATTTGACGCAAAGCCTGCAAGCACAGGGCGTTATCGCTGACTGCCCTGCCCCGGATCGGTTGCGCATCGGCTTCGCGCCTCTTTACAATGATTTCTCAGACATAGATCCTGCGGTGCGCGCGCTGGAACAGGCGCTCGCGACCCTATGA
- a CDS encoding aldo/keto reductase, translating to MTQPYLKFHDGHRMPQLGAGVWQVPDSDTPALVRAALEAGYRLIDTAKIYGNERGVGEGLAGSDIPRNEVFITTKLWNADQGRDKTLRAFDESMAALRLDYLDLYLIHWPVPAQNLAVESWKAMIELRDAGRVRSIGVANFHAAHLDQLIDATGIVPVLNQIELHPHLIQTAMRAKDDALGIITQSWSPLGQSILLSDPDIVEMAKAHGVTPAQLILAWHLGHGLSVIPKTLRATRLAENFGALKVHLSNDEMTKLDQMDRAHRFGPNPDEFGAT from the coding sequence ATGACCCAACCCTATCTCAAATTTCATGATGGCCACCGGATGCCCCAGCTCGGCGCGGGCGTGTGGCAAGTGCCCGACAGCGATACGCCCGCCCTCGTGCGCGCGGCGCTCGAGGCGGGATATCGCCTGATCGATACCGCGAAGATCTATGGCAATGAGCGCGGCGTCGGCGAAGGGCTGGCCGGTTCGGACATCCCGCGTAACGAGGTTTTCATCACCACGAAACTCTGGAACGCGGATCAGGGACGCGACAAGACCCTGCGCGCCTTCGATGAATCGATGGCCGCGCTGAGGCTCGATTACCTCGATCTCTATCTGATCCATTGGCCGGTCCCGGCCCAGAATCTGGCCGTCGAAAGCTGGAAGGCGATGATCGAACTGCGCGACGCAGGCCGTGTCCGCTCGATCGGGGTGGCCAATTTCCATGCCGCCCATCTGGACCAGTTGATCGACGCGACCGGGATCGTGCCGGTTCTGAACCAGATCGAGCTGCATCCGCATCTCATTCAGACGGCGATGCGCGCGAAGGATGACGCTTTGGGCATCATCACCCAAAGCTGGAGCCCGCTTGGTCAGTCCATTCTGCTCTCGGACCCCGACATCGTCGAGATGGCCAAGGCTCATGGCGTCACGCCGGCGCAACTTATTCTGGCCTGGCATCTGGGCCATGGCCTCTCGGTGATCCCGAAAACCCTGCGCGCAACCCGGCTTGCCGAGAATTTCGGCGCGCTCAAGGTTCATCTGTCGAATGACGAGATGACCAAGCTCGACCAGATGGATCGCGCGCATCGCTTTGGCCCCAATCCCGACGAGTTCGGCGCCACCTAA
- the fliP gene encoding flagellar type III secretion system pore protein FliP (The bacterial flagellar biogenesis protein FliP forms a type III secretion system (T3SS)-type pore required for flagellar assembly.), with the protein MNRLSLGLGFAAALAIGAWPGLATAQDALGPAGAGLEAMTGGVGRNAISMVLLLTALSLAPGIAITVTCFPFIVTVLSILRQSLGLQQSPPNMLIVSLSIFLTWFVMNPVLTEAWQVAGAPLRNGEITLDQAIERGIPPFRGFMEKRTDPETLASFAEIAPGGAADPENLATLIPAFMISEIQRAFEIGFLIALPFLIIDLVVSAVLMSMGMMMVPPAVVALPFKLAFFVTVNGWEMIATALVRSYQ; encoded by the coding sequence ATGAACCGGCTTTCCCTCGGTCTCGGGTTCGCCGCCGCGCTGGCCATCGGCGCTTGGCCCGGGCTTGCCACCGCACAAGACGCGCTTGGTCCGGCCGGCGCGGGCCTCGAGGCCATGACCGGCGGCGTTGGGCGCAATGCGATCAGCATGGTGCTTTTGCTGACCGCACTGTCGCTCGCGCCCGGGATCGCGATCACCGTCACCTGTTTTCCCTTTATCGTGACTGTGCTTTCGATCCTGCGCCAGTCGCTGGGGCTGCAGCAATCGCCCCCGAACATGCTGATCGTCAGCCTGTCGATCTTCCTGACATGGTTCGTGATGAATCCGGTGCTGACCGAAGCTTGGCAGGTCGCCGGGGCGCCGTTGCGCAATGGCGAAATCACGCTCGATCAGGCCATCGAGCGCGGCATTCCTCCGTTCCGCGGCTTCATGGAAAAGCGCACCGATCCCGAAACGCTCGCAAGCTTTGCCGAGATCGCGCCGGGCGGCGCCGCAGACCCCGAAAATCTCGCCACGCTGATCCCGGCCTTCATGATCAGCGAGATTCAACGCGCCTTCGAAATCGGCTTTCTGATCGCGCTGCCCTTCCTGATCATCGACCTTGTCGTCTCGGCCGTGCTCATGTCGATGGGGATGATGATGGTGCCCCCCGCCGTGGTCGCGCTGCCCTTCAAACTGGCGTTTTTCGTGACGGTGAACGGTTGGGAAATGATCGCCACTGCCTTGGTGCGAAGTTATCAATAA
- a CDS encoding FliM/FliN family flagellar motor switch protein, whose product MSEVTGLIATDHIQVELTVRLGATRLTVAEISRLRPDDVVALDQDMTQGVELCIGEKIIARGELTTMEGAEDRLCVRILGPAENG is encoded by the coding sequence ATGAGCGAAGTTACAGGACTGATCGCGACCGATCACATTCAGGTCGAGCTGACCGTGCGCCTCGGGGCGACCCGGCTGACCGTCGCGGAAATCTCGCGGCTGAGGCCGGATGATGTCGTCGCGCTCGATCAGGACATGACGCAGGGCGTCGAGCTCTGCATCGGCGAAAAGATCATCGCGCGCGGCGAGCTGACCACGATGGAGGGCGCCGAAGACCGGCTCTGCGTGCGCATCCTTGGCCCGGCAGAGAACGGATGA
- a CDS encoding FliH/SctL family protein, with product MTPNVLRLDCFSSPEPAPVEAPPDPEALDRAYQLGLAEGFEQGRSSEIATLTLEIAQLSRQLDATREEAQDGRRAALAALTPILAAILGAVGPRGVLERLQEMLMTELSRLVENAPYKRCTIRCNPDLAAVVQSCVDQIGPAQIRVEEDAGFDGLELSVDGGVIAFDPRIVMARIAARINDLLEENPE from the coding sequence TTGACCCCGAATGTCCTGCGCCTCGACTGTTTCTCAAGCCCAGAGCCCGCTCCCGTCGAGGCTCCGCCCGACCCCGAAGCGCTGGACCGCGCCTATCAACTCGGTCTGGCCGAGGGGTTCGAGCAGGGCCGATCCAGCGAAATCGCCACGCTGACGCTGGAGATCGCGCAGCTGTCTCGGCAGCTCGACGCCACGCGCGAGGAGGCTCAGGACGGACGCCGGGCGGCCTTAGCCGCGCTGACGCCGATTCTGGCCGCGATCCTTGGCGCGGTCGGTCCCCGGGGCGTTCTGGAGCGGCTGCAAGAGATGCTGATGACCGAGCTGTCGCGGCTGGTCGAGAATGCGCCCTACAAGCGTTGCACGATCCGCTGCAATCCCGATCTCGCCGCCGTCGTCCAAAGCTGCGTCGACCAGATTGGCCCGGCGCAGATCCGGGTCGAGGAAGACGCCGGTTTCGACGGGCTCGAGCTTTCCGTCGACGGCGGTGTCATCGCCTTCGACCCCCGTATCGTCATGGCGCGCATTGCCGCGCGGATCAATGATCTCCTCGAGGAGAACCCGGAATGA
- the fliF gene encoding flagellar basal-body MS-ring/collar protein FliF — MLKLQDFLRGQSMRQKAIMAGAFIATFLGVIAFAWYAARPSMALLYSGLEPQQSGVIISAIEKEGVPYEIRGDSIWVAETRRDELRMQLAGQGLPQTGGSGYELLDGMSGFGTTSQMFDAAYWRAKEGELARTILALPNVKTARVHLAVPGGRGYRREAPPSASVTITTTGTPISPVQARALRYLISAGVPGMASEQVAVIDSARGIIASADDMASENRESEMKRNVERILEAHVGPGNAIVELHLDLVTETELLSEQKFDPASRALLSQENEESSDQNTNSGSGAVTAASNLPEGQNSGNQQNKSARSETRQRSNYEVSKLTREIRKQPGDIRRLSVAVLVNGTTGAPAAADGTPAQRSDAELETIRELVSSAVGLDENRGDQLTVKSLPFAGFGDEGTTATNSLMAGLDLNTLAKIALVGIFALALALLVFRPILRAKLAGTPAPALDTSLPPPDAMPMNSFDTVSFDNDDMASISISTPEFDFVPMDATPQDPVSRLKELMKARQEESLKVLSGWIEKPEDAI; from the coding sequence TTGCTGAAACTGCAAGACTTCCTGCGCGGGCAAAGCATGAGGCAAAAAGCCATCATGGCCGGCGCGTTTATCGCAACATTCCTGGGCGTGATCGCCTTCGCCTGGTATGCGGCGCGCCCCTCGATGGCGTTGCTTTATTCCGGTCTCGAACCACAGCAATCCGGCGTGATCATTTCCGCGATCGAGAAAGAGGGCGTGCCCTACGAGATCCGCGGCGACTCGATCTGGGTCGCAGAGACGCGCCGCGATGAGCTGCGGATGCAGCTGGCCGGTCAGGGCCTGCCGCAAACCGGCGGCAGCGGCTATGAGCTGCTCGACGGCATGTCGGGCTTCGGCACGACCTCGCAGATGTTTGACGCGGCCTACTGGCGTGCCAAGGAGGGCGAGCTTGCCCGCACCATTCTGGCTCTGCCCAACGTCAAGACGGCGCGGGTTCATCTCGCGGTGCCGGGCGGGCGCGGCTATCGCCGCGAAGCGCCGCCCTCTGCCTCGGTCACGATCACGACGACCGGCACGCCGATCTCTCCGGTTCAGGCCCGCGCCTTGCGCTATCTGATCTCGGCGGGCGTGCCCGGCATGGCCAGCGAGCAGGTCGCCGTCATCGACAGCGCGCGCGGGATCATTGCTTCAGCCGACGACATGGCCTCGGAAAACCGCGAAAGCGAGATGAAGCGCAACGTCGAGCGCATCCTTGAGGCCCATGTCGGTCCGGGCAATGCGATCGTAGAGCTGCATCTCGATCTCGTCACCGAAACCGAGCTGCTGAGCGAGCAGAAATTCGATCCCGCCAGCCGCGCGCTGCTGTCGCAGGAGAACGAGGAATCTTCGGATCAGAACACGAACTCCGGCTCTGGCGCGGTGACGGCGGCCTCGAACCTGCCGGAAGGCCAGAACTCTGGCAACCAGCAGAACAAATCCGCGCGCTCGGAGACCCGCCAACGCTCGAATTACGAGGTGAGCAAGCTGACGCGCGAAATCCGCAAGCAGCCCGGCGATATCCGCCGCCTCTCGGTCGCGGTTTTGGTAAATGGCACGACCGGAGCGCCAGCCGCAGCCGATGGCACCCCGGCGCAACGCAGCGATGCCGAGCTCGAGACGATCCGCGAGCTGGTGAGTTCGGCGGTCGGGTTGGATGAAAACCGTGGCGATCAGCTCACGGTGAAATCGCTGCCCTTCGCGGGATTTGGCGACGAAGGCACCACCGCCACGAACAGCCTGATGGCCGGGCTCGATCTGAACACGCTGGCGAAAATCGCGCTGGTCGGCATTTTCGCTCTTGCGCTCGCCCTGCTCGTGTTCCGTCCGATCCTGCGCGCCAAGCTGGCGGGAACCCCAGCTCCGGCGCTCGACACCAGCCTGCCGCCGCCTGACGCCATGCCGATGAACAGCTTCGATACGGTGAGCTTCGACAATGACGACATGGCCTCGATCTCGATTTCGACTCCTGAATTCGACTTCGTGCCGATGGATGCCACGCCGCAAGATCCGGTGTCGCGCCTGAAGGAACTGATGAAGGCACGGCAAGAGGAAAGCCTCAAGGTTCTCTCGGGCTGGATTGAAAAGCCGGAGGACGCGATTTGA
- a CDS encoding flagellar basal body-associated FliL family protein, translating into MTDLADVEGETGKKGRGGLLMIALPVLLLGAGFGTTYLGLWSPLSLFAKSEAEPAAFAPTAVFVDLPTIVTALPGGRGRSVVLSAKIETDAAHQAQVQYLQPRILDAFNTFLADIDPAAFERRGILDILRAELTTRLGFILGDKAFSDLLITEFRIQ; encoded by the coding sequence ATGACTGACCTAGCCGATGTCGAAGGGGAAACCGGGAAGAAGGGCAGGGGCGGCCTATTGATGATCGCGCTGCCCGTGCTTCTGTTGGGAGCGGGGTTCGGGACGACCTATCTCGGGTTGTGGTCGCCACTGTCGCTTTTTGCCAAAAGCGAAGCCGAGCCCGCCGCTTTTGCGCCGACGGCTGTCTTTGTCGATTTGCCGACAATCGTGACCGCGCTGCCCGGAGGCCGCGGGCGCAGCGTCGTGCTCTCGGCCAAGATCGAAACCGATGCGGCCCATCAGGCGCAGGTGCAATATTTGCAGCCGCGCATTCTCGATGCGTTCAACACATTCCTTGCCGATATCGATCCCGCCGCTTTCGAGCGTCGCGGCATTCTCGACATCCTGCGCGCCGAACTGACGACGCGGCTCGGCTTCATTCTGGGCGACAAGGCCTTCTCTGACCTCCTCATCACGGAGTTCCGGATTCAATGA
- a CDS encoding MotE family protein, which produces MRKHVLSALGSTLFLLAAAQAVFLFGSPRFSAVAAPVDLLKGCADVPEAVALAQTLQERALRIERYLQDMQAQKAEIATAREALTAKLVELRQQKQKGGEQKTANVQTVTDEIDKMVALYDQMKPDLAAGVISNMPPEVAAELLMRVRPENGARILAGIDPKQAALLTSYMGASSAARK; this is translated from the coding sequence ATGCGTAAACACGTCCTTTCGGCGCTCGGCTCGACGCTGTTTTTGCTCGCGGCGGCTCAGGCGGTCTTTCTCTTTGGCAGCCCGCGCTTCAGCGCCGTCGCCGCGCCGGTCGATCTGCTCAAGGGCTGCGCCGATGTCCCCGAGGCGGTCGCGCTGGCCCAGACCCTGCAAGAGCGCGCACTGCGGATCGAGCGCTATCTCCAGGATATGCAGGCGCAAAAGGCCGAGATCGCCACGGCGCGCGAGGCTTTGACCGCCAAGCTGGTCGAGCTGCGTCAGCAAAAACAAAAGGGCGGCGAGCAGAAGACGGCGAATGTGCAAACCGTCACCGATGAAATCGACAAGATGGTCGCGCTTTACGACCAGATGAAACCTGATCTGGCCGCGGGGGTGATCTCGAATATGCCGCCCGAAGTCGCGGCCGAGCTTTTGATGCGGGTGCGTCCCGAAAACGGAGCGCGGATTCTGGCCGGGATTGACCCGAAACAGGCCGCTCTTTTGACCTCTTACATGGGCGCGAGCAGCGCTGCCAGAAAGTGA
- the motA gene encoding flagellar motor stator protein MotA, giving the protein MMGFIGIALTFVMVFGGYVLAGGKMGVILHSLPFELMMIGGAAAGSYALSNDSSTIKHTISDIMRAFKGPKWSEADYQDMLCLLFQLLRMARNSPVELEEHIENPEASVIFQAYPKLLGDHEAIELITDTLRSASLNYDDPYQVEDMLARRIGLMKDETLHVSHALQNMADALPALGIVAAVLGVVKTMASIDQPPEVLGKMIGGALVGTFLGVFLAYGLVAPLAQRLTAVVKQDQSFLDVIKAALIAGLHQHATNLCVEVGRQAAPSHVRPSFVSVETALREIKRTP; this is encoded by the coding sequence ATGATGGGATTTATCGGCATCGCGCTCACCTTTGTCATGGTCTTTGGGGGCTATGTTCTGGCGGGCGGCAAGATGGGGGTCATCCTCCATTCACTGCCCTTCGAATTGATGATGATCGGGGGCGCGGCGGCAGGGTCCTATGCGCTCTCGAATGACAGCTCGACGATTAAACACACGATCTCGGACATTATGCGCGCCTTCAAAGGGCCGAAATGGAGCGAGGCCGATTATCAGGACATGCTCTGTCTGCTCTTTCAGCTGCTGCGCATGGCGCGCAACAGCCCGGTCGAGCTGGAGGAGCATATCGAGAATCCCGAGGCTTCGGTGATTTTCCAAGCCTATCCGAAGCTGCTTGGCGATCACGAGGCGATCGAGCTCATCACCGACACCCTGCGCTCGGCCAGTCTGAACTATGACGACCCATATCAGGTCGAGGATATGCTGGCGCGCCGGATCGGGTTGATGAAAGACGAAACGCTGCATGTCTCCCATGCGCTGCAGAATATGGCCGATGCCTTGCCGGCGCTGGGAATCGTCGCGGCGGTGCTGGGGGTCGTGAAGACCATGGCCTCGATCGACCAGCCGCCCGAGGTTCTGGGCAAAATGATCGGGGGCGCGCTGGTTGGCACCTTTCTTGGGGTCTTTCTGGCTTACGGACTTGTGGCACCGTTGGCGCAGCGCCTGACCGCGGTGGTCAAGCAGGACCAGTCGTTTCTTGATGTGATCAAGGCCGCGCTGATCGCGGGGCTGCACCAACATGCGACCAATCTTTGCGTCGAAGTGGGGCGGCAAGCAGCCCCGAGCCATGTTCGGCCAAGCTTTGTCAGCGTCGAAACCGCGCTGCGCGAGATCAAGAGAACGCCATGA